A portion of the Calothrix sp. 336/3 genome contains these proteins:
- the ppk1 gene encoding polyphosphate kinase 1: MPKVKENISKTNFSDSKYYLNRELSWLEFNQRVLHEALDNRTPLLERLKFAAIFSSNLDEYFMVRVSAIKEQIDAQVETLTTDGMTPKLQLEAISQALRPSVTQQHQLFEEELRPQLSKYGVNLLDYIDLSKEQRTYLQKYFQERVFPVLTPLAVDTGHPFPRMSNLSLNLAVVVKDPITGIERFARVKVPNILPRFIPLPPNLHKDNSKSLVWAGVPLEQIIAHNLELLFPQMIIQEYYLFRITRDSDFEIREDEADDLLLAIEQELRKRRFGGFVVRLEIQTSMPQSIREMLMQELAVTENDVYEIPGLINLKDLMSFMALPLPELKDAPANSMIPSRLQEIYELEEQEEGKDFFAIISQQDLLVHHPYESFTASVQQFITQAAADPQVLAIKMTLYRTSGDSPIVRALMAAAENGKQVVALVELKARFDEENNINWARKLENVGVHVVYGLVGLKTHTKIVLVVRQEGENIRRYVHVGTGNYNHKTAKLYTDLGLFSCREDLGADLTDLFNYLTGYSRQSVYRKLLVSPVNQRQRMIEMILREIEHTKNGNPGKIIAKMNSLVDPQIIATLYAASQAGVQIDLIIRGICCLRPGIKGVSENIRVISIVGRFLEHSRIFYFHNHGNEEIYIGSADWMPRNLDRRVEAVTPIEDYEIVQNLKHILDVLLTDNRHAWELHSNGKYTQRRPGADEPVRSSQDIFMQNING; the protein is encoded by the coding sequence ATGCCCAAGGTCAAAGAAAATATCTCAAAGACGAATTTCAGTGACTCCAAATACTATCTAAATCGAGAACTTTCCTGGCTAGAATTTAATCAAAGAGTTTTACATGAAGCCCTAGATAATCGAACCCCATTATTAGAACGTTTAAAATTTGCAGCAATTTTTAGCTCTAACCTTGATGAATATTTCATGGTGCGTGTTTCTGCTATCAAAGAGCAGATTGATGCTCAAGTAGAAACCCTAACAACTGATGGCATGACTCCTAAGTTACAGCTAGAGGCTATTAGTCAAGCATTGCGTCCATCTGTCACCCAACAGCACCAATTATTTGAAGAAGAATTACGCCCACAATTAAGTAAATATGGGGTGAATTTACTTGACTATATTGACTTGAGTAAAGAACAACGTACCTATCTACAAAAATATTTCCAAGAACGAGTTTTTCCGGTTCTCACACCCTTAGCAGTTGATACTGGACATCCCTTTCCCCGGATGTCGAATCTGAGTTTGAATCTAGCAGTTGTAGTCAAAGATCCAATCACAGGAATAGAAAGATTTGCGCGGGTGAAAGTCCCAAATATTCTACCGAGGTTTATTCCTTTACCTCCAAATTTACACAAAGATAATAGTAAATCTCTTGTTTGGGCTGGTGTTCCCCTTGAGCAAATTATTGCTCATAATTTAGAGTTATTATTTCCCCAGATGATAATACAAGAGTATTACCTCTTCCGTATTACTAGAGACTCTGACTTTGAAATTCGAGAAGATGAGGCGGATGATTTACTATTAGCAATTGAGCAGGAATTACGTAAGCGACGCTTTGGAGGATTTGTGGTGCGTTTAGAAATTCAAACATCTATGCCCCAGTCTATCAGAGAGATGTTGATGCAGGAATTGGCAGTGACAGAAAATGATGTTTATGAAATTCCGGGATTAATTAATCTCAAAGATTTAATGTCTTTCATGGCTTTACCCTTACCAGAGTTGAAAGATGCTCCTGCCAATTCTATGATTCCTTCGCGGTTGCAAGAAATTTATGAATTAGAAGAGCAGGAAGAAGGTAAGGATTTTTTTGCAATTATTAGCCAACAAGATTTACTGGTGCATCATCCCTATGAATCTTTTACCGCTTCTGTACAGCAATTTATTACCCAAGCAGCTGCCGATCCCCAGGTTTTAGCAATTAAAATGACGCTTTATCGGACTTCTGGTGATTCTCCCATTGTCAGAGCTTTGATGGCAGCTGCGGAAAATGGCAAGCAAGTTGTGGCATTAGTAGAACTAAAAGCGAGGTTTGATGAAGAAAATAATATTAACTGGGCAAGAAAATTAGAGAATGTTGGGGTTCATGTGGTTTATGGTTTGGTAGGATTAAAAACCCACACAAAGATAGTGCTGGTAGTGCGTCAAGAAGGTGAAAATATTCGTCGCTACGTGCATGTTGGTACAGGTAACTATAACCATAAAACGGCTAAACTTTATACAGATTTGGGTTTATTTAGTTGTCGAGAAGATTTGGGTGCTGATTTAACGGATTTGTTTAACTACTTAACAGGTTATTCTCGTCAGAGCGTTTATCGTAAGTTATTGGTTTCACCCGTAAATCAGCGTCAACGAATGATAGAGATGATTCTTCGAGAAATTGAGCATACTAAAAATGGGAATCCCGGCAAAATTATTGCCAAAATGAACTCTCTGGTTGATCCCCAAATTATTGCCACTTTGTATGCAGCATCTCAAGCGGGGGTACAAATAGATTTAATTATCAGGGGAATTTGCTGTTTACGTCCAGGAATTAAAGGTGTCAGTGAAAATATTCGAGTAATTAGTATTGTGGGACGTTTTTTAGAACATTCGCGGATTTTTTACTTTCACAATCACGGCAATGAGGAGATATATATAGGTAGTGCTGATTGGATGCCACGCAATTTAGATAGACGTGTAGAAGCGGTGACTCCGATTGAGGATTACGAAATTGTGCAAAACTTGAAGCATATTCTAGATGTTTTACTCACAGATAATCGTCACGCTTGGGAATTGCATAGTAATGGCAAGTATACACAACGTCGTCCCGGTGCAGATGAACCTGTACGTAGCTCTCAAGATATTTTTATGCAAAATATCAATGGGTAA
- a CDS encoding acetate kinase: MKILVLNAGSSSQKSCLYNLDNVLPPEPPTPLWEAQIDWTHHQGVAEIHVKTIYGDFLKQELNSVSHREATTEMLKTLWQGVTKVIQQPQDIDIVGHRVVHGGEEYSASTRITPEVKAVISRLATLAPAHNPANLEGIEAIEEILGDKIPQVAVFDTAFHTQMPLAAAVYPLPYEFLTQGIRRYGFHGISHQYCSQKAAAILGRELTDLRLITCHLGNGCSLAAIRDGHSVDTTMGFTPLDGLMMGSRSGAVDPGILIYLLREKGYSIEELDQLLNKSSGLKGVSGISEDMRQLNIAIADGNHRAQLAIDIYIHRLCSGIGAMLANLGRLDALIFTAGVGENAANIRERVCESLTFLDLKIDKEKNNIPHITGDIATVDSAARILVIHTQEDWAIAQECWHLL; this comes from the coding sequence ATGAAAATCCTGGTTTTAAACGCAGGTTCTAGTAGTCAAAAAAGTTGTCTCTATAATTTAGACAATGTTTTACCCCCAGAACCCCCGACACCTCTGTGGGAAGCACAAATTGATTGGACGCATCATCAGGGTGTGGCAGAAATTCATGTTAAAACTATCTATGGTGATTTCCTCAAGCAGGAATTAAACTCTGTCTCTCACCGAGAAGCCACCACAGAAATGCTCAAAACTCTGTGGCAAGGTGTGACCAAAGTTATTCAACAACCACAAGATATAGATATTGTCGGGCATCGCGTAGTTCACGGTGGCGAGGAATATTCTGCTAGTACCCGCATCACTCCAGAAGTCAAAGCAGTTATTTCCCGTCTTGCGACTCTTGCTCCTGCTCACAACCCCGCGAATTTAGAGGGAATAGAAGCTATTGAGGAAATTTTGGGTGATAAAATTCCCCAAGTGGCAGTATTTGATACCGCCTTTCATACACAAATGCCCTTAGCTGCCGCAGTTTATCCCCTGCCCTACGAGTTTCTCACTCAAGGTATCCGTCGCTACGGCTTCCATGGTATCAGCCATCAGTACTGTTCTCAAAAGGCTGCTGCTATTTTGGGAAGAGAATTAACAGATTTACGTTTAATTACTTGTCATCTAGGTAACGGTTGTTCCCTTGCAGCTATCCGTGATGGTCATAGTGTAGATACAACCATGGGTTTTACACCCTTAGATGGATTGATGATGGGTAGCCGTTCTGGAGCCGTAGACCCTGGTATTTTAATTTACTTGCTGCGGGAAAAAGGATATAGCATTGAGGAATTAGACCAATTATTAAATAAAAGTTCAGGTTTAAAAGGGGTTTCCGGCATTTCCGAAGATATGCGCCAATTAAATATCGCGATCGCCGACGGTAATCACCGCGCTCAACTAGCCATAGATATTTATATACATCGGTTATGCTCTGGAATTGGAGCAATGTTAGCTAATTTAGGAAGATTAGACGCACTAATATTTACAGCTGGTGTTGGAGAAAATGCTGCTAATATCCGTGAGAGAGTGTGTGAATCATTAACATTCTTGGACTTAAAAATTGATAAAGAAAAAAATAATATACCTCATATCACTGGTGATATTGCCACCGTCGATTCTGCTGCGAGAATACTAGTAATTCATACTCAAGAAGATTGGGCGATCGCCCAAGAATGTTGGCATCTGCTATGA
- a CDS encoding alpha-D-glucose phosphate-specific phosphoglucomutase, whose protein sequence is MNIKTISTQPFADQKPGTSGLRKRVPTFQQPNYLENFVQSIFDSLEGYQGTTLVLGGDGRYYNRQAIQIILKMAAANRFGQVLVGKGGILSTPAASCVIRKNGAFGGIILSASHNPGGPNADFGIKYNISNGGPAPEKVTDAIYTRTKEITAYKIIEADDINLDKLGSSQLGTMTVQVIDSVADYAELMESLFDFGSIRELLTSGKFRMCMDSLHAVTGGYAHEIFEQRLGAPVGTVQNGVPLEDFGGGHPDPNLVYAHDLVEVMYGETAPDFGAASDGDGDRNMILGRKFFVTPSDSLAIMAANAKLVPGYSQGLTGIARSMPTSQAPDRVAEKLGIECYETPTGWKFFGNLLDANKATLCGEESFGTGSNHVREKDGLWAVLFWLNILAVRGQSVEAIVKEHWQTYGRNYYSRHDYEEVDADKANELITKLRGDLSQLPGRKFGQYTVDYADDFSYADPVDGSISQKQGIRIGFTDGSRIVFRLSGTGTQGATLRIYLESYEPDASKHDLDPQVALGELITISEEIAQIRHFTGREQPTVIT, encoded by the coding sequence ATGAATATCAAAACTATATCTACACAACCATTTGCAGACCAAAAACCAGGTACATCCGGACTTCGTAAGCGTGTACCGACATTTCAACAACCCAACTATCTGGAAAATTTTGTCCAATCCATCTTTGATAGTCTCGAAGGTTATCAAGGAACAACTTTAGTTCTAGGTGGTGATGGTCGCTACTATAACCGCCAAGCGATTCAAATCATCCTGAAAATGGCTGCGGCAAACAGATTTGGTCAGGTGTTGGTGGGGAAAGGGGGAATTCTCTCCACCCCCGCAGCATCCTGCGTGATTCGCAAAAACGGAGCTTTTGGAGGAATTATTCTCTCCGCTAGCCATAACCCTGGGGGACCAAATGCAGACTTTGGTATCAAGTACAACATCAGCAATGGGGGTCCAGCTCCGGAGAAGGTGACAGATGCGATTTATACCCGCACGAAAGAAATCACTGCTTACAAAATTATCGAAGCCGACGACATCAATCTTGATAAATTAGGTAGTAGCCAACTGGGTACAATGACTGTACAAGTGATTGACTCAGTAGCTGATTATGCTGAGTTAATGGAATCTCTGTTTGATTTTGGGAGTATTCGAGAGTTACTCACCTCTGGCAAATTCCGGATGTGTATGGACTCATTACATGCAGTCACAGGTGGTTATGCCCATGAAATTTTTGAGCAGCGTTTGGGCGCACCAGTGGGAACTGTCCAAAACGGTGTACCCCTGGAGGATTTTGGCGGCGGACACCCCGATCCCAATTTAGTTTATGCCCACGACCTAGTAGAAGTCATGTACGGTGAGACAGCACCAGATTTTGGAGCTGCATCCGATGGGGATGGCGATCGCAACATGATTCTTGGTCGTAAATTTTTTGTCACCCCCAGTGATAGCCTCGCGATTATGGCAGCCAATGCCAAACTAGTTCCAGGCTACAGCCAGGGATTAACCGGAATTGCCCGCTCTATGCCCACCAGCCAAGCTCCCGACCGAGTGGCGGAAAAACTGGGTATAGAATGCTATGAAACCCCCACAGGTTGGAAATTTTTCGGCAACCTCCTCGATGCCAACAAAGCTACCCTCTGTGGTGAGGAAAGTTTTGGTACAGGCTCAAACCATGTGCGCGAAAAAGATGGACTTTGGGCAGTTTTATTCTGGTTAAATATTCTCGCGGTGCGGGGACAATCCGTAGAGGCGATCGTCAAGGAACACTGGCAAACCTATGGTCGGAACTATTACTCTCGTCATGACTATGAGGAAGTAGACGCTGACAAAGCTAATGAGCTAATTACTAAGCTTCGGGGAGATTTATCCCAGCTTCCTGGAAGAAAATTTGGTCAGTATACCGTAGACTATGCTGATGACTTTAGCTACGCTGACCCCGTAGATGGCAGCATTAGTCAAAAACAAGGTATCCGCATCGGTTTTACCGACGGTTCCCGCATTGTCTTCCGACTTTCTGGTACAGGTACTCAAGGGGCAACATTACGTATCTACCTGGAAAGTTACGAACCAGATGCCAGCAAGCATGATTTAGATCCTCAAGTTGCCCTCGGAGAATTAATCACAATTAGTGAAGAAATTGCTCAAATCCGTCACTTTACAGGGCGTGAGCAACCTACAGTTATTACTTGA
- a CDS encoding J domain-containing protein: MPRKSSASERTVSPTTLALSEYQLRLLALEKEHQRLLNLIKKKRTELNNFVTQMRSVATEMFSQGMPSMQKMAELDEEIHNLFQNIFKTRKFGKQTQKKVEDIYRRLQLSGVISFKPTNIDQDDTELDDMFGNFSEEDFFREAAKRRQEHQNTESETISPSASRSEDSRKIRTSFLRLAEIFHPDKATDRETQQRHTEIMKEINRAYQDGDLARLIEIEQKYQVGETIDSNNEDDVNKQCQKIEQHNQLLQNQYETLKRELSQVKRTPEGEIVADYRKVKKAGFDPVSQMLEQLESQISIISDIRNFVKDFHDEKITIKEFIAGPQALETDEEEILSDLLEEMMAELGEVIIVQTSQRKRKRRR, encoded by the coding sequence ATGCCTCGAAAATCTTCAGCTTCCGAGCGTACTGTCTCCCCAACGACTTTAGCTCTGAGTGAGTATCAGCTTCGTCTTCTGGCATTAGAAAAAGAACATCAGCGCCTACTGAACTTAATCAAGAAAAAACGTACTGAACTGAATAATTTTGTCACACAGATGCGCTCCGTTGCCACAGAAATGTTTAGCCAAGGTATGCCTAGTATGCAAAAAATGGCAGAACTGGATGAAGAAATTCATAATTTGTTTCAAAACATCTTTAAAACTAGAAAATTTGGTAAACAAACACAAAAAAAAGTTGAAGATATTTACAGAAGATTACAACTTTCTGGAGTCATCAGTTTTAAGCCAACCAACATTGATCAGGATGATACCGAATTAGATGATATGTTTGGTAATTTCTCCGAAGAGGATTTTTTTCGAGAGGCTGCAAAACGTCGTCAAGAGCATCAAAATACAGAATCTGAAACCATCTCACCCTCTGCATCCCGCAGTGAAGACTCTCGGAAAATTCGCACCTCATTTCTCCGATTAGCAGAAATTTTCCATCCAGATAAAGCCACAGATAGGGAAACTCAGCAGCGTCATACTGAGATTATGAAAGAAATCAACCGTGCTTATCAAGATGGAGATTTAGCAAGACTGATAGAAATTGAACAAAAATATCAAGTGGGAGAAACTATTGATAGTAATAATGAAGATGATGTCAACAAACAATGCCAAAAAATAGAGCAACATAATCAATTATTACAGAATCAGTATGAGACTTTAAAACGAGAATTAAGTCAAGTCAAGCGAACTCCAGAGGGAGAGATAGTTGCTGATTATCGGAAAGTCAAGAAAGCTGGATTTGACCCTGTATCTCAGATGCTAGAACAACTAGAATCCCAAATTAGTATAATTTCTGATATCCGGAATTTTGTCAAAGATTTTCATGACGAGAAAATCACAATTAAGGAATTTATCGCAGGTCCTCAAGCTCTGGAAACAGATGAAGAAGAAATCCTCTCAGACTTGCTAGAAGAAATGATGGCAGAATTGGGAGAAGTAATTATTGTTCAAACAAGTCAAAGAAAAAGAAAAAGAAGAAGATAA